Below is a window of Burkholderia cepacia DNA.
CGCTGGCCGCCGCCCGCCGCGTTGCCCGAGAGCGTCGATCTCGTGATTCTCGCGGTCCGGCCCGACCTGCTGCACCTGTCGATCCCGTGGCTCGAGGACGACGCGCGGCCGCCGCTGATCGCCGTCACGACCTACGAAAGCCCGACGATCCTCGAACTGATGCTTCGCATCGATGCGCAGAGCGCAGTGACGACACCCGTGCGCTCGTTCGGCTTGCTGAGTGCGATGGCGCTCGCGTGCCACCAGAGCCGCCGGCACGACGAGTACCGGCGCCGCATCGCGCAGCTCGAACAGCGCGCGATGTCCGTGCGCACGCTGCAGGAAGCGAAGACGCTGCTGATGCAGCACAACGCGATCAGCGAGGAAGATGCCTACCAGCAAATCCGCTCGCAGGCGATGGAGCGGCGCATCTCGATCAACCAGCTCGCCGAGCAGATCGTGCAGGCGCATGCGCTGCTGAAGCGCTGACGCCGGCTTCATCCGGACGACCGGCTAAAAGAATTCGGCAGCCGGATCGACGCTCCCGGCTGCCGAACGACGTGCGCGCCGCTTTCGCAGGCGCGCACGGCATCGCTTCACGTCAGCGGATGATCCGCGTCACGCCGCGCCCGCGCGGATCGGCCATCGCTTCCGGCGTGTTGCCGTCGATCTTGATGACCTGGATGTCGCCGCTGAAATCCTGCCCCTTCAGCGTGTAGCCGCGCGCCTCGATCTGCTTCGCGAGTTCGCCTTCGATCGGGTGGTACGGCTCCCAGAAGATCGTGTTCGGCGGCAGCAGCTGGTGATGGAAGCGCATCGCGCCGACGGCTTCCTTCAACGGCATCTTGAAGTCGTAGATGTTGTTGATCACCTGGAAGATCGACGTGAAGATGCGCGAGCCGCCCGGTGTGCCGATCACGAGCGACACCTTGCCGTCCTTGGTCATGATCGTCGGCGACATCGACGACAGCGGGCGTTTCTTCGGTTCGATCGCGTTCGCGTCGCTGCCGACCACACCGAACATGTTCGCGACGCCCGGCTTCGCGGAGAAGTCGTCCATCTCGTCGTTCAGCACGATGCCCGTGCCGTCGGCGATCACGCCCGAGCCGAAATAGCCGTTGATCGTGTACGTGTTCGACACCGCGTTGCCCCACTTGTCGACCACCGAGAAATGCGTCGTTTCGGCCTTCTCCGGCATCGTCGTGCCGAGGCCCGGCTGCACGCTCTTCGTGTCGGCAATCTGGGTCGGGCTCACTTCGGCCGCGCGCTTCGCGATGTATGCATCGTCGGTCAGCTGCGCGATCGGCACCTTGTAGAAGTCGGGATCGCCGAGATACTGCGCGCGATCGGCGAACACGCGCTTCTCGATTTCGGCGACGAGGTGGATATATTGCGGCGAGTTGAGCTTCACGCCGTCGAAGTCCGGCTTGAGGTCGGCCTTCATCTTCAACAGTTGCACGAGGCCGATGCCGCCCGAGCTCGGAGGCGGCGCAGTGATCACGTCATAGCCGTTCCACTTCGCCTGCACCGGCTGGCGCCACACCGCGCGGTACTGCGCGAGATCCTCGGTGGTGATCAGTCCGTTGCCGTCGCCCGTCTTCATCGATGCGGCGATCAGCTCGGCCGTCTTGCCCTTGTAGAACCCTTCCGCGCCGTCGTTCGCGATTCGCGTGAGCACGTCGGCGAGATCCGGCTGCTTGAAGTTCGCGCCGGCCTTCAGCCCGGAGAAGTACTTGTCGAAGTTGGTCTTGCCGCCGAACTCCTTCGACGCGTCGACGCCGCGCTGCGCGAGCTGTTCGTCGACGACGAAGCCGTCGCGCGCATAGTGGATCGCCGGCGCGAGCACCTGCTTCCACTTCAGCTTGCCGAAGCGCTTCTGCGCTTCCCACATGCCGGCGACCGTGCCCGGCACGCCGGCCGCGCGCGGGCCGTACAGGCTCATGTCCTTGATGACGTTGCCGTCCTTGTCGAGGTACATGTCCTTCGTCGCGGCGAGCGGCGCGCGCTCGCGATAGTCGATGAAGTACGGCTTGCCATCCTTGTAGATCGTCATGAAGCCGCCACCGCCGATGTTGCCGGCCTCCGGATAGGTGACGGCGAGCGTGAACGCGATCGCGACGGCCGCGTCGATCGCGTTGCCGCCCTCCTTGAAGATCCGCTCCGCGGCATCCGCGCTGTACTTGTCGGCCACCGCCACCGCCGAGCTCGTCAGGACCGCCGGCTGCGGCCCTTTCGCATACGCGGGCGCGTTCGGCAGAAACCCGATGCCGGCCACCGTCGCGAGCACGGCAGCGGATGATTTGAAGCGATTCAGCGTAGTCATTGCATGTCCCCCATGTGGATCTTCTTCAGGCACGAAAAGCACCTGATCCGCTTATAGCCGCTGGCGCAGCGTCGGCCATATGACGGTTTCGTAGTGAATCCGGCAATTCGGCGGGAAAATGCACCGTACACTACGAATCGACCCCGATTGTGTGCGGTTGATCACGCAGCACGCCGGTCACGTATGCGCCGTCGCGTTGCGGCGCCGCGACGGACGTGAATCGGTCGACATGACATGCGGTGCGCGTCATAACCCACCGCACAAAAACCGAAAGTTGCGAACCTCGCGGCATCCCGTGCAGCACGTGCAAAAAAATCTGCAAACGCCCCTCCCGCTGCGCGAGTCGATCTGAGAAGATAGCGCCCCGCTTTCGCACGGCATCGCTGTTTCGTTCACGTGCCGCTTCACGTTTCTTCGTCTCGCTCCCTATGGCATCACACAACGCGCATCATGCGTCCGGCTTCGCGGCCGGCGTCGCCGCCGCCGTCCTCGT
It encodes the following:
- the ggt gene encoding gamma-glutamyltransferase, which produces MTTLNRFKSSAAVLATVAGIGFLPNAPAYAKGPQPAVLTSSAVAVADKYSADAAERIFKEGGNAIDAAVAIAFTLAVTYPEAGNIGGGGFMTIYKDGKPYFIDYRERAPLAATKDMYLDKDGNVIKDMSLYGPRAAGVPGTVAGMWEAQKRFGKLKWKQVLAPAIHYARDGFVVDEQLAQRGVDASKEFGGKTNFDKYFSGLKAGANFKQPDLADVLTRIANDGAEGFYKGKTAELIAASMKTGDGNGLITTEDLAQYRAVWRQPVQAKWNGYDVITAPPPSSGGIGLVQLLKMKADLKPDFDGVKLNSPQYIHLVAEIEKRVFADRAQYLGDPDFYKVPIAQLTDDAYIAKRAAEVSPTQIADTKSVQPGLGTTMPEKAETTHFSVVDKWGNAVSNTYTINGYFGSGVIADGTGIVLNDEMDDFSAKPGVANMFGVVGSDANAIEPKKRPLSSMSPTIMTKDGKVSLVIGTPGGSRIFTSIFQVINNIYDFKMPLKEAVGAMRFHHQLLPPNTIFWEPYHPIEGELAKQIEARGYTLKGQDFSGDIQVIKIDGNTPEAMADPRGRGVTRIIR
- a CDS encoding ANTAR domain-containing response regulator gives rise to the protein MRARTPIRSTPRLLAELRSLRVMVYYPDDDNGLLLVEQLSRIGCPTEQRWPPPAALPESVDLVILAVRPDLLHLSIPWLEDDARPPLIAVTTYESPTILELMLRIDAQSAVTTPVRSFGLLSAMALACHQSRRHDEYRRRIAQLEQRAMSVRTLQEAKTLLMQHNAISEEDAYQQIRSQAMERRISINQLAEQIVQAHALLKR